One window from the genome of Candidatus Synechococcus calcipolaris G9 encodes:
- a CDS encoding protein kinase domain-containing protein has translation MITLTLLHPVQATPVQSWTFETDPVIRIGRAVDNHVVLYSAVVSRHHVELRRSGVHWDVVNLGTNGTYLDGKRVQQAPLSDGGILRLARSGPNIQIRLAAVDQPPPPNARMETIPEQTPADNASKATHIASATDIEDGDKEEGASSPREVKSAAQGDKASSSDDEEDDEVEAFALTGDLPQEFLGKNRAPPDSSCTHSRAETGDIFCIECGYPLRVWKQIGSYHAIKSMGQNNTFLAWRNGISLVLKSHGLMPSRRDARQFCRQFQQLSQLSHACLPKIWEGFMVGKQPYVAMEMVYGRNLKKLVSEEGPLSINQVARWLLPVCTLLEKLHQQNPPIVHQHIRPSNLIHPYAERADTGLVLVGWGKAMVLTSESGTFIGTVGYTAPEQQEGHPQPTSDLYALGATLVYLLTGYEPETYYRWGAKEYRLYAEDIPHLDPRMVHLINTLTHPNPQERHSTARVVKEKLERFLATATSVQGLSSQ, from the coding sequence GTGATTACCCTGACCCTTTTGCATCCTGTCCAAGCAACACCCGTCCAAAGTTGGACCTTTGAAACTGACCCAGTCATTCGCATTGGCCGGGCAGTGGATAATCATGTGGTGCTCTACAGTGCGGTTGTTTCCCGTCACCATGTAGAACTGCGGCGCAGCGGGGTTCATTGGGATGTGGTCAATTTAGGCACAAACGGTACCTACCTAGATGGTAAGCGGGTTCAACAGGCTCCCCTCAGTGATGGCGGCATCTTACGCCTAGCTCGCTCCGGCCCCAATATCCAAATCCGTCTTGCGGCGGTTGATCAGCCTCCTCCGCCCAATGCACGGATGGAAACCATTCCTGAGCAGACCCCCGCAGACAATGCATCCAAGGCAACCCATATCGCCAGTGCCACAGATATTGAAGATGGCGACAAAGAAGAAGGTGCCAGTAGCCCCAGGGAAGTGAAATCCGCCGCCCAGGGGGATAAGGCAAGCAGTAGTGATGACGAAGAGGATGACGAAGTTGAGGCCTTTGCCCTCACGGGAGATCTCCCCCAGGAATTCCTAGGAAAAAATCGGGCCCCGCCGGATTCCAGTTGTACCCATAGTCGGGCTGAGACAGGGGACATCTTTTGCATTGAGTGTGGTTATCCCCTGCGGGTTTGGAAGCAGATTGGCTCCTACCACGCCATTAAGTCTATGGGACAAAATAATACATTTTTAGCCTGGCGTAACGGGATTAGCCTCGTTCTCAAAAGCCACGGTTTGATGCCCTCCCGCCGGGATGCCCGTCAATTTTGCCGTCAATTTCAGCAACTAAGTCAATTATCCCATGCCTGTTTACCCAAGATTTGGGAAGGGTTCATGGTGGGGAAGCAGCCCTACGTTGCCATGGAAATGGTTTATGGCCGCAATCTTAAAAAATTAGTCAGTGAAGAGGGCCCCCTGAGTATTAACCAAGTCGCCCGCTGGTTACTCCCGGTTTGCACTCTCCTGGAAAAATTACACCAGCAGAATCCACCCATTGTCCACCAGCATATTCGCCCCTCCAATTTAATTCATCCCTACGCTGAGCGGGCGGATACGGGGTTAGTGCTCGTCGGCTGGGGCAAGGCCATGGTCTTAACCTCGGAATCCGGGACATTTATTGGCACGGTTGGCTACACGGCTCCAGAGCAACAGGAAGGTCATCCCCAACCCACGTCGGATCTGTACGCCCTAGGGGCGACCTTAGTGTATCTTTTGACTGGATATGAACCTGAAACCTACTACCGTTGGGGAGCTAAGGAGTATCGTCTCTATGCTGAAGATATTCCCCATTTGGATCCGCGGATGGTTCATTTGATTAATACCCTCACCCATCCCAATCCCCAAGAGCGTCATTCCACGGCCCGGGTCGTCAAGGAAAAACTGGAGCGATTTTTAGCAACGGCGACATCGGTTCAAGGGTTATCGAGTCAATGA
- a CDS encoding TIGR03943 family putative permease subunit, which yields MTSKSLKPLMYSRRWLLQEWLSVLALLLWAVLFLSYWLGDRLALLIHPNYFPLAIAAGFLLLICGLWQTVRLWRRQVVPVQHVSLLPPLFTTSVLLGAAVIGLLITPQPFNSQTAEHRGLNEGLTVTRNRPESFRASQRPEDRSLIDWIRTLDVYPEPDAYNDLPANIEGFAVHSSNLPPNYFTLTRFVLTCCAADAYPVGLPVKIDGDRSAYTKDKWFRVQGRMMTETLAGRRQMVLRAETITPIDTPSNPFAY from the coding sequence ATGACATCTAAATCCCTAAAACCGCTCATGTATTCCCGTCGCTGGCTACTGCAAGAGTGGTTGTCCGTACTGGCCCTATTGCTGTGGGCGGTCTTATTTTTGTCCTACTGGCTGGGCGATCGCCTGGCCCTGCTGATTCATCCCAATTATTTTCCCTTGGCGATCGCGGCGGGATTTTTACTGTTAATCTGTGGCCTGTGGCAAACGGTTCGCCTGTGGCGGCGGCAGGTGGTTCCCGTCCAACATGTTTCCCTACTCCCGCCCCTATTTACGACATCGGTTTTGCTTGGGGCCGCAGTGATTGGTCTATTAATTACGCCCCAACCCTTTAATAGCCAAACTGCCGAGCATCGGGGATTAAATGAAGGGTTAACGGTGACCCGTAATCGCCCCGAATCCTTCCGGGCATCCCAACGACCGGAGGATCGCTCCCTCATTGATTGGATCCGCACCCTAGATGTTTATCCTGAGCCGGATGCCTACAATGATTTACCTGCAAATATTGAAGGCTTTGCCGTTCACAGTAGCAACCTGCCGCCTAATTACTTTACCTTGACGCGGTTTGTCTTGACCTGTTGCGCGGCGGATGCCTATCCCGTGGGACTACCGGTGAAAATCGATGGCGATCGCTCCGCCTACACCAAGGATAAATGGTTCCGAGTCCAGGGACGAATGATGACGGAAACCTTGGCAGGACGACGACAAATGGTGCTGCGGGCAGAAACCATTACCCCCATTGATACGCCGTCCAATCCCTTTGCCTATTAA
- a CDS encoding FHA domain-containing protein — translation MIICPSCQHSNPDHAVQCEACFTALPSMKNCPNCGAIVQADASFCGQCGFSLRQTMANSSPAEAPDPLPLNLHEGGIEISSPLDIDSLELAAEEARVSTLSPPPIPPPPPIFTHSPTRVQTSKAQLVHVQTQTPISIPVGKIVIHVGKPNDRIPPDIDVAGFPNSEIVSRIHADIRIEGDIHYLEDVGSANGTYVNGHPLSPGNRHRLNNGDRFSLGKGDLVTFVYEILNT, via the coding sequence ATGATTATTTGTCCCAGTTGCCAGCATTCTAATCCCGATCATGCGGTTCAGTGTGAGGCCTGCTTTACAGCGTTACCAAGTATGAAAAATTGTCCCAACTGTGGTGCCATTGTTCAGGCTGATGCCAGCTTCTGCGGTCAGTGTGGCTTTAGCCTGCGCCAAACCATGGCGAATTCATCCCCCGCAGAGGCTCCCGATCCCTTACCCCTAAATTTGCACGAGGGCGGTATTGAAATTTCCAGCCCCCTAGACATTGATTCCCTAGAATTAGCCGCCGAAGAAGCCCGGGTTAGCACGCTTTCACCGCCGCCGATACCGCCACCACCACCGATTTTTACCCATTCCCCTACCCGGGTTCAAACCAGCAAGGCCCAACTTGTCCATGTGCAGACCCAAACCCCCATTTCGATTCCCGTGGGTAAAATTGTGATTCACGTGGGTAAGCCCAACGATCGCATCCCCCCAGATATTGATGTGGCCGGTTTCCCAAACTCAGAAATTGTGTCCCGCATCCATGCTGACATTCGTATCGAAGGTGATATCCATTATCTCGAAGATGTGGGCAGTGCCAACGGTACCTACGTCAACGGCCATCCCCTCTCCCCCGGCAATCGTCATCGTCTCAACAATGGCGATCGCTTTTCCCTCGGAAAAGGAGATTTAGTCACCTTTGTCTATGAAATACTTAATACTTAA
- a CDS encoding acetolactate synthase large subunit gives MNTAELLVKCLENEGVKYIFGLPGEENLDVLQALRHSSIEFITTRHEQGAAFMADVYGRLTGKAGVCLSTLGPGATNLMTGVADANLDGAPLVAITGQVGTDRMHIESHQYLDLVAMFSPVTKWNVQIVRPSITPEIVRKGFKVAQTEKPGAVHIDLPENIAGMEVEGSPLESGLVEKTYASFQSILKASEIINKAENPLILVGNGAIRAEADAALTHFAEKLNIPVVNTFMGKGVIPYQHSLALWTVGLQQRDYISCGFDHADLIIAIGYDLIEYSPKSWNPEGRLPIIHIAATHAEIDSSYIPAVEVVGEISDSLYEILKRADRQGKPTPYAVHLRQDIVADYSQYAQDDGFPIKPQKLIYDLRQVMGPEDVVISDVGAHKMWIARHYHCDRPNTCLISNGFAAMGIAVPGALAAKLVYPNRHVVAVTGDGGFMMNFQELETALRMKTNFTTIIFNDGGYGLIEWKQHRYFGESAYVHFGNPDFVKLAESMGLKGYRIESTADFVPTLKTALEQDVPTIIDVPVDYSENLRFNQRSGELHCTT, from the coding sequence ATGAATACGGCTGAGTTACTCGTCAAATGTCTAGAAAATGAGGGGGTAAAATACATCTTTGGCCTACCGGGGGAAGAGAACCTCGACGTTCTGCAAGCACTGCGCCATTCCTCCATCGAGTTTATTACCACCCGCCATGAACAGGGGGCTGCCTTTATGGCGGATGTTTATGGTCGGCTCACGGGCAAAGCAGGGGTGTGTCTATCCACCTTGGGGCCAGGGGCAACCAATTTAATGACCGGCGTGGCGGATGCCAACCTAGATGGGGCCCCCTTGGTGGCGATCACGGGCCAGGTGGGTACCGATCGCATGCACATTGAATCCCATCAATACCTGGACTTAGTGGCCATGTTCAGCCCCGTCACCAAATGGAATGTCCAGATTGTCCGCCCCAGTATTACCCCGGAAATTGTCCGCAAAGGCTTTAAGGTTGCCCAAACGGAAAAACCGGGAGCCGTCCATATTGATTTACCAGAAAATATCGCAGGCATGGAGGTTGAAGGCTCTCCCCTAGAGTCCGGCCTCGTAGAAAAAACCTATGCCTCCTTCCAAAGTATTCTTAAAGCCTCGGAAATAATTAACAAAGCAGAAAATCCCCTGATTCTAGTGGGCAATGGGGCCATTCGCGCCGAAGCTGACGCGGCCCTGACTCACTTTGCGGAAAAGCTGAATATTCCCGTTGTCAATACCTTTATGGGCAAAGGAGTAATCCCCTACCAACATTCCCTCGCCCTATGGACCGTGGGTTTACAGCAGCGGGACTATATTAGCTGCGGCTTTGATCACGCCGATTTGATTATCGCCATTGGCTACGATCTGATTGAGTATTCCCCCAAAAGCTGGAACCCGGAAGGGCGACTACCGATTATTCACATTGCCGCAACCCACGCCGAAATTGACAGTAGCTATATTCCAGCGGTGGAAGTCGTCGGGGAAATATCCGATTCCCTCTACGAAATTCTGAAGCGGGCCGATCGCCAAGGGAAACCGACCCCCTATGCCGTCCATTTGCGCCAGGATATTGTGGCGGACTACTCCCAATATGCCCAGGACGATGGCTTCCCAATCAAACCGCAAAAACTCATCTACGATCTCCGCCAAGTAATGGGGCCCGAGGATGTGGTGATTTCCGATGTGGGGGCCCATAAAATGTGGATTGCCCGCCACTACCACTGCGATCGCCCCAATACCTGTTTAATTTCCAATGGTTTTGCCGCCATGGGGATTGCAGTGCCCGGGGCCCTTGCCGCCAAACTAGTCTATCCCAATCGCCATGTGGTGGCCGTCACCGGGGATGGGGGCTTCATGATGAACTTCCAGGAACTAGAAACAGCCCTACGAATGAAAACTAACTTTACAACCATTATTTTTAACGATGGTGGCTACGGCCTGATTGAATGGAAACAGCACCGCTACTTTGGTGAGTCCGCCTACGTTCACTTTGGCAATCCCGATTTTGTTAAATTAGCCGAAAGTATGGGCCTGAAGGGCTATCGCATTGAATCCACCGCCGATTTTGTGCCCACCCTGAAAACGGCCCTAGAGCAAGATGTCCCCACCATTATTGATGTTCCCGTAGACTACAGCGAGAATCTACGGTTTAATCAGCGTTCTGGAGAATTACACTGTACAACCTAG
- the pgl gene encoding 6-phosphogluconolactonase has translation MANKLRHIEVLPDLETLCQRALDITLECLTAAINERDQFTIALAGGSTPTGLYEKLSKESLPWDKFQVFWGDERYVPLAHPDSNAGKAKQVWLDLVPIPSQNIHITPTHLKEPVAAAAAYEETLQRVFQTHGGEIPQFDLILLGMGPDGHTASLFPHTPALQVSDRLVTVGKKDDQPRITFTVPLINHAKTVLFLVSGSNKQQALSHVFNRTGDPQTYPTRLIEPEQSLIWLLDQEAGLGVTPPES, from the coding sequence ATGGCAAATAAATTACGTCACATTGAAGTCTTACCGGATTTAGAGACCCTCTGTCAGCGGGCCTTAGACATTACCCTAGAATGCTTAACCGCTGCCATCAATGAGCGAGATCAATTTACCATTGCCCTAGCGGGGGGGAGTACACCCACCGGCCTCTACGAAAAACTCAGCAAAGAAAGTTTACCCTGGGATAAATTTCAGGTGTTTTGGGGAGATGAGCGTTATGTCCCCCTAGCTCACCCGGACAGTAATGCCGGCAAGGCCAAGCAGGTCTGGTTGGATCTGGTTCCGATACCGAGTCAAAATATTCACATCACCCCCACCCACCTCAAGGAACCGGTCGCTGCTGCGGCAGCCTACGAAGAAACCCTTCAGCGGGTGTTTCAAACCCATGGGGGCGAGATTCCCCAGTTTGATCTCATTCTTTTGGGTATGGGCCCCGATGGCCACACCGCTTCCCTCTTTCCCCATACCCCAGCCCTTCAGGTGAGCGATCGCCTGGTAACGGTGGGAAAAAAAGACGATCAACCCCGGATTACGTTTACCGTTCCCCTGATAAATCACGCCAAAACGGTTCTTTTTCTAGTTTCAGGATCCAATAAACAACAGGCCCTCAGCCATGTTTTCAACCGCACCGGTGACCCCCAGACCTATCCAACCCGCCTCATTGAACCGGAACAATCCCTAATTTGGCTCCTCGATCAAGAAGCTGGCCTAGGTGTCACTCCCCCAGAATCCTAG